GTCCACGGGGATTACATATATAAAAGTCCATGGCTCtaatttatcctttttttttttttttttcttttgtttctttcttgaGGAAAACATGGTACATAATTTCTCGTGGTCTGTATATGGCTAGGATCCAGCTAAGTATTCTGATCTGCTGCACTATCTACCTAAATTTATTCAAGCTTTGTCGAGGCCTTTCCAGCCATAGGATTTCTCCAAGGGATTCCATCAAGTTATGTTTGAGTGCTTGGAAGGGTCCGTTATTTAGGTGCACCACAAAAATAAACTTTCACGAGGTTCACGTACTGAAATGGGACCCCTCCACCATTACTCAGTTAATGTAGACCCATGAAAGTGGCCTCGTCCAATGGACGGCAGCATGCGGCGAAAGGGCCCTATGCGTCCATTGCCTTTCTCCATGGGCGCCCCTTAATATTCGAACCATATACGGAGGGGCCACGCTCGCGATGACTCCATCTTCAATCATTAACGAGAGCAGGTAGTTAGTCGCCTACCTGAAAATTTGCCATGTGCACGATATTATAAGCCGAatataatttttagttggaccagATCATCATTGAATTGGTGGACCGGTCATTTTGCATATTGCTTCACGATTAAACCGGTCCATCAATTAAGAGATGGACCTGATCGGTCACTGAATTGATAGCCACGCTGAAATGCCCCCCTCCAACCCTTTTtactgtaccaaaaaaaaaaaaaaagacctaagAGAAGGATCTGATCGGACCAATTACCGTCCTAAAGCTGAGTGGGTAGGCATTCCTTTGTAGCCTAACTATCGATTTCACTCTTCATCAACCAGTTGGCCTACCAAACATAAGTTCCGCCGTAATTTGCAATATATTTAGTACAACAAGATGATACGAGATTCCTAGGAATTCTATTGTTACCAAAGTGAATTTTAAATTGAAGCAGATCGACTGCATATTTATGTATTTTAAAGTTGATAGCATAGACTTGGTTTATGGATCAGCCCACTCATATTTATGCATCGTTTCTATTCCTTAAAAATTGATTACAGTATTTCTTAACCACTTTGGTCTCTTGTATAACTCTCTGCTTTGTTTCTGTAAATATTTGGGTCTCTGTCTTCTGTAAACAATTGAGCTTTTTATAttctaataataataagattaaggGAGAGAATTAGTCGCTAAAGAAGTGAACTCAGAACAAGAAAAGGATTCTAAGATCCAACCTTATTATTGGGACACTCAACCTGCTAATGGTTACAGAATAATTATTCTGGAATATTGTTATTATAGAATAATTATGTTGGACATCTAGAAGGCAGCAGCGGCGAGAAGCCTCCGGCAGTCTGGCTGTGATGGAAGTCACAGGGAAAAAAGAGTTCAGATAAGGATATCTTAGAAGAAGATTGAGAATAAATAAACAGAGGAAACAGAAAGAACAACTGTGAAGAAAATGTTTTCTAATCGAACATGATAACTTGGCATATACGGTATGTCTGCTTAAGCAAAGTATAAAAACTTCTACATGCTTCTTTCTTTAATGAGTAATGAAAATTTTATACAACTTGTAAAGCATTGTTGGGTCCTGGTCTCAAATATGTGACAGACGAAAAGTTCTcttcctcatctgatgagctggATTGAGGCAGCATATTGGTGACGCACAAACTTTTATCTCCTGGCTATTAGAAGCCCACTTGGACCTTCTCCTTGGACGAAAAGCAGACTTTTAAAACTCTCTTCAATTCAACTATTCAAGCTTTGACACATACAATAAACTTTTCCTCCATTTACTTAGGTGATTCCAAGCAATTCATGAGCACAAACCAAAACCACCCagagctcctctctctctcttcagtaaCCTATAAAGGACAgatctttagagagagagagaaaaaaaaaaaaggcacaaCCAACAGCCACTTCTCTCTCTCAATGGCTGATAACGCATTGCATCCAAGCTCAGATGACCCAAGAGCCCCACTCCTCCCATCCACACGCCTCCGGAGAGCTCCCACCTCACTCTCAAATCAATTCTTACCTCAAAAACGCTCTTCATTATCTCGGGGCCTCTAGCATGCATGCTCATATTCTTCTTTGTCGATCTCAATGGAAAGCATGCAAGCAGAAACATGCTCGCAGTCCTCTCATGGGTGTTCTTGTGGTGGCTCACCGAGGCCGTCCCTATGGCTATCACCTCcatgtctcctctcttcctcttccccaTCTTCGGGATTGCTTCAGCTGATGATGTTGCAAAATCCTACATGGATGATATCATCTCTCTCGTGCTCGGTAGTTTCATACTGGCATTGGCCATCGAGCACTACAACATCCACCGCCGACTGGCTCTGAAGGTGAGTTCTTTTTACTTGTATCCGTATTCAAATTGTTCAATGACCTTTCGAATTAGATAATGAAAAGGTATCTAGTTTTAAAGCTTTGAACTAAATCAAAAGCGGTAATAAACTCATACATAGAATCATGTTTCTTAATTTCGCATTCAAAACCGGTAAAAGAAAGACCTGCTCAAGTTAGTTTCATGGTTAAATTTCGATATTGAGGTCTAATCACTATTGTAGTTATTATTTGATTGGGATGCAGATAACTTCATTGTTCTGTGGAGACCCTCTGAAACCACCATTACTTCTACTCGGGATCTGCGGTACCACCGCATTTGTGAGCATGTGGATGAATAACACTGCAGCGGCAGTGATGATGATGCCGGTGGCCACTGGAGTGCTGCAGAGGCTCCCCCAGGGGGATTCAGTCCACCCGGACATTAGGCGGTTCTGCAAGGCGGTGATACTTGGAGTAATCTATTCGGCAGCGATCGGAGGAATGAGCACCTTGACAGGAACAGGTGTTAATCTCATCTTGGTGGGGATGTGGCAGAGCTACTACCCTCAGGAGAAGCCCATCAGCTTCAGCACTTGGTTCTTCTTTGGGTTCCCTCTGGCTCTACTCCTCTTCTTTGCTCTGTGGGGTATCCTCTGTCTTCTATACTGTTCCAAGAATTCAGAGAAGGCACTTTCTGCTTACTTGGATAGAACTCACCTGAAGAGGGAGCTCGAGCTACTAGGTAATTCTTCATTCACGGATCTTTGGGGAGTCCCTCTGTTTTGCTTTGGGAGACTTGTATAATTTCATAGAATCCATTAGTTCTCTGAATGATTTGAATTTATTAATAGAATATATTGTAGTTAcaattctagatttttttttttttggtgattgaATAGGAGGTATTACCACCCGGTATTTATTGCTAGAGAAGAGAAGTATATCGTACGTACATAATATGATTAAGGTTAGAAGGATGCTAGAGATCTTCGTGAAGGCTGACCTACAAGATGTGTGGCTcttttttctcattctttttttttttcccccatcTTGTTCCATATATCAGCTGCAATACAACTTCTTTAAATCTTCCCTCCTTGctgctctaattttttttttaatcttcaatAAAAACCGGCAGCTATCCCTGCCTATGTTTGATTCGAAAAAGATATCGCATGCCTGACTAGATAGAATACAGTAGAAAGATTTTCATATGCCCTGTTGCTGCCAATCCTTTCATCGTCTGTTCATCGAAAACGAGTACCTCAAAacaaagtccgcactgaccggagttatctccgacggagatcctcagATACTTAAGTCAGAGAAAGGGACTGAGCAACAGTCGAATGAAAATGGAGACAGAGCTAAACGTATCAAGATTAGTTTATCGAAACTTGTTGCTTTACCTCCTTTTTATAGAATAGATCGTCGTAACTGTCGGATATGATCCCACATTTAGCGACGTAGAATTACAGAACGGTAATCTCGTAGTGGGTTATTAATCCTCATGGATTATGCGCGATATCAGTAGAGTAACCGTCCGTGAcagttatgatatatttgaatgaatCGGCCGACTGTTCGTCGGGAGTCGGTTGtcggttagtaactctgaaataccgacGGTCGAAGTAGTTTATTGTCTGTAGAGTCCGAACATCGACCGCCTACCGATCTTATTCGATGAGGGATATTCGGTTGGTCGGTTGAAAGTAGTGTCGGCCTGCtcagccgacatatagtcggtagtCACTTTCAGGGTCGTCCGTTTATTTGGTGGGTCAGATCGGGTGTAGGTTGGACTGTTTCGAAGATTGGTCAGCAAATGGAGGTCAGTCGATTTTCTCCAATAGTTGCTCCCCCCCCACTTCTGAGTCCAAATGGTGAGTCATCGTGTGCGTAGCTACATGGTCAGTTACTTTGGATGAAAGGAGTGGTTATCCGTCATGTGGAGTCTTGTCATTTGTGGAAGGTGAGCCGGCACCAGTCGTTATATCGGGAAGGGGAACCGACATCGCGCGATTCAACTCTGGCTTATAGATTCTCGCCATGTGTCGGAGCGTCATTGGGTCAGAGTTGTTCACATGGATGGAGGTGACATGGCTCAATCTGGTGCAAGTGCGTCAAACCGTTGGACAGGTGATGGGCTCAGATGTTGCCACGTGTCATCAGGCATGGCTTCGGTCTGACCGCTTTCATCCGATCCATCGGGCATTCCTCTATATAAAGAGCTTTGCCAGCCAGGTACTCATCCCTCATTTTGTCTTTTCTGAAAAGAAGGCTCTGTTAGAGAGCAGCTTTTGAGTGGAAATCGCCTCTTGTCACTTTTCTCAGTTCAGATTCTTTGAGTATTTTCGATGAGTGAGGTTGTCACAGGAGGTGGTCGGTCGTGGGTTCCAGCCGACGACTCCCTGTCGGACTTGGAGGCTTTTTCATTATGGGGTCTGACCGTTAGTCGATTTTGGAAGTGGCATCATGCTTCAGGTCGATGTCAGCTTTTTACTTCTGGTGACGATGGTGGGGTCGACGATCCGTTTCTGTGTATCCCGCATCCCCGTCTCAGCTGCATGATCAAAGTCATTTTCGTCGGTGGACGAAAATCTGAAGCCCGCCCCTAGCTCCTCTTTCGAGGAGGGTGCGGCCGCTACCCGAGTTTCATCGAGGATGGTTCGATCGTTGGTCATACTCTGAAATCTTTTTGTAACTCCAGTTCCCAATCGGGCTCCAACCAGGAGGGTGCGGTCGTTAACCGTATTCTCCATGTAAGAGTGGATCAGGCTGCTGATGTGGTTGGTCGGGCTGCATGATCAGCCAACCATCTTTGCTGTTTGACCCGATGCGTAGCTCCCAAGCTGGAAGGCAAAATTTATCAGAGATGCCGATCCAAGCCGGATTTACCAGTTCTTCAGTGGAATGAAGATTAGTTGGCGTCTTTggtttttctttgctttttttttttatatgatcagACTCTGGTCTAATTTTATAACTcctctttttgataatgaaagttctttTCTGAAATACTTTTTTGTATCATCAAATTTGTGGCGTTTGCTTGTTGATCCATCACTGAAAGTAGATTGTAGATCCGATTATTTTGCAGACTTTAGAATATGCTAGTCATGTAATTTTCGACGTATTCagctaggataacgatggcaagtcgcaTACCCATAGTTCGGACCTTGGTCGGGCTTATACGTCACGTTGTATGTAGAATAATCTTTTGGATGTAGGTGTTGATCCGACTATTTCACAGATTTTGTGGAATCTGCTAGTCGAGCGGTGTCTGACGTATTTGGTTAGGATaatgatggcaagtcgaatatccgtcgCTCAGAATTTGGTCGGGCTCATACGTCGCGTTGTCTGAAAatgatggcaagccgaatattcCTCGTCTGACCGTAGCCATGTCAGTATAATTCTAATCCGACCTAAGTCGttttggcattttgcctttcttagttgatactaAGTCAGCAAATTAGCCAACTGCTTTAATGGAAAGCTGATTATGGGGGTAGCATGATTTTTGTAGAGAGGATCTATGTCACCGGTACTGGCCTTCAGTTGAAGTTGATAGATCGATTCTTTGGGGGAACCGGTATGTGTCggtgtcgagatagtcgatcctctGATTTTTATAGTAAAAGTCGAAGTATATTCGATGTCGAGATCGTCAATCTTCTGGTTTTTATAATGAAAGCTGAAGTATATTCGATATCGAGATCGTCGATcttctgacttttacagtgaaagctgaAGTATATTCGGTGTTGCTTTAAAATCGCAGTCGGGATGTCGATTTTTGCAAGAAGATCGAAATATAATCGACACCGAAGTAGTTGATTCTCTGAGTGGTTGCATTCAGAAAGAAGTCTTATTAGCTAATTATCGAAACAACAACAGTGTCGTAGTGAGAAGTTTGAATTCCTCGAACATCATCTTCCAAGGGAGTTATTACATTATGGAGCTGCAGTCGCTTCGTCGACTTCTCGTCGGAAGTTGCCCCCCGGTCTAGCCATCtgaagatcatgttgatgacttccGCAGTCGGCTGGTTATTTAcagcttcctcagtcggctggaGTCATCGATCGGCAGGAGATTGAGTCGGTGGGTCCCTCCGATATTTCTTCAGATAGTCTTGTCGAATCAGGATCTCTgtctcatccttgagctggatgcattgttcgatatcgtgaccatgattacgatggaatcgacagtacttctttCGATCGCGGCCCCTCGACGGTGCTCTCATCGGTGAAGGGTGTCGTaggtattctgctccttcgatttTCATAAGAATCTGCAcatgaggagcagagagaggagtgtaggagttatACCTGTCATAGTTCAGCCTCGGACTCCATCGTCAAGGTGAAGTTCGTTCATCGATaggtggccgacttgattcagccggagcttcttctttttctgtttcttcttcttctgacctttgccTTCTGTCTGgcgtcggtcagaagctccttcatccgcatACATGTATTTGAACGCATGCTCCAAGAATTCAGCATATGTCCGAGGGAGGGTCTTATCCAGTGAGTatgtgaatcgggaccccctcagacctcttttcatggtcgatatggccatatcttcgttgaggtccctgacctcaagtgtggccgcattgaatcgaaCCACGAAATCTCGGAGTATTTCGGTCTCTCCTTATTTGATCGAAAAGAGACTATATGAGGTTCGTGACAGCCTTCGGTTGGTGCTGAAATAGACCACGAAGAAATGTTCCAGCTgttcgaaggagtggatactttctgaCCGAAGCCTGGAGtatcaggccctggcagctttccGAAATATCGTTGgaaagccgatgcagaggagggcgtCGGGTAcctcctgaatcgtcatgagagccttgtagctctcgagATGGTCAACTGGATTGGTGGAGCCATTGTggggctccacatgcggcatcttgaatcaCTCGAGATCGGTTCGTCCGAaataagtcgggagagaggttggatggTATGAAAATTGAAGCCATTTGAAGATTTCTGACCGTCCATTTGGAACTGGGTGAGTCGAcgatcgatttcttcgaacttatgTTCGTGGTTCTCAAGCTATTGGCGGTGGGAGACCCTGAGAGTTGATCCTCCCGATGAATTAGGGAGAGGCAGACGGTGCTCACGGTCGCTTTCTTTTCTATGCCCGATCCAACTAGGAAGGAGAAGGGCGCCGCGAATTGCGGGTGGGGTGTCGGGAGCGCCACGAATATTGCCGCTCATCCCATTGATAGAGCCGAGATCGCCGCTCTGGTGGAGGAGACGGAGATCGTCGCAGATGACGGCAGCTATGCTTGGAAGGCGTTGAATGCGCCACCAGTTGCTTCGTCGGCGGTTGTGGTGGCTGGGTTTGCTGTTGTTAGAGGCTTTTGATTACCTCCGTGAAGACATTCATTTGTTGCACGATCGCAGCAATCTGAGCGTCCGTAGTAACCACGGGGCGTGAAAAACTGGGCTCTACTACCGGAGGCAggggaggggcctcttcccgacggaaagagtGTCTCTCCGAGCCAGTTACCGTTGATCATTGAGCTCTAGTTCTCGTCATTGAGAGTTTCCTTTTTGCCGCTGTTTCGCCCTACCTGGCACGCCAATCTGTTACTGC
Above is a genomic segment from Elaeis guineensis isolate ETL-2024a chromosome 1, EG11, whole genome shotgun sequence containing:
- the LOC105038939 gene encoding LOW QUALITY PROTEIN: tonoplast dicarboxylate transporter (The sequence of the model RefSeq protein was modified relative to this genomic sequence to represent the inferred CDS: inserted 5 bases in 4 codons) codes for the protein MSTNQNHPELLSLSSVTYKGQIFREREKKKKGTTNSHFSLSMADNALHPSSDDPRAPLLPXHTPPESSHLTLKSILTSKTLFIISGPLACMLIFFFVDLNGKHASRNMLAVLSWVFLWWLTEAVPMAITSMSPLFLFPIFGIASADDVAKSYMDDIISLVLGSFILALAIEHYNIHRRLALKITSLFCGDPLKPPLLLLGICGTTAFVSMWMNNTAAAVMMMPVATGVLQRLPQGDSVHPDIRRFCKAVILGVIYSAAIGGMSTLTGTGVNLILVGMWQSYYPQEKPISFSTWFFFGFPLALLLFFALWGILCLLYCSKNSEKALSAYLDRTHLKRELELLGPMAFAEKMVLTVFGLLVVLWMTRSLTNDVPGWGALFQDRVGDGSVSVMMATLLFIIPNKKNEGEKLMDWNKCKKLQWNIILLLGAGFAIAQGVQTSGLADVISANLDFLKTXPYLAIAPLVCLVSGTITEFASNNXTTTLVLPLLVELAESMRVHPLLLMVPGALGLNFHTFXPTGTPSNIVGFTTGHIDIKDMIKTGLPLKIIGIAVLSLLMPTLGTLVFETNKQA